The following are encoded in a window of Streptomyces sp. 11x1 genomic DNA:
- a CDS encoding FAD-dependent monooxygenase gives MSEPLSGPRDGAVTTPRRAVVVGAGLAGLLAAAALRDHAEVTVVERDALPEGPEPRKGVPQARHAHLLWSGGARAMEELLPGVTDAWLAAGARRIPLPTGLVSLSPQGWIRRWPEMEFMIACSRDLLESVVRARLVADPRVTVLERTEILGLAGDASRVTGIRLSSADGEDRVLTADLVVDAAGRGSRGTAWLDALGVAPAPMDEVDSGLVYASRVFRAPAGTEEYPVVNVQPDGSQPVPGRSATLVPIEGGRWLVTLSGTRGGQPTARSEEFEPFARDDVRHPVVGELISRAEPLTDVVVTRSTINRRRFFEKVSGWPDGFVAIGDSVATYNPIYGHGMSVAAQSALVLRERVAALGLTAPGLARRVQRAVAKPVSLAWELATGTDIRYPEAIGKRPNAAQRLFGRYVERLMRTALGRPLVFRAYLGVVTLTAPIGALVRPEVVLAVLRGPVKPPLAEPPLTEDERRTVLGAGS, from the coding sequence ATGAGCGAACCCCTTAGCGGCCCGCGCGACGGCGCGGTCACGACTCCCCGGCGAGCCGTCGTCGTCGGCGCGGGCCTGGCCGGTCTGCTGGCCGCCGCCGCGCTGCGCGACCACGCCGAGGTCACCGTCGTCGAACGCGACGCGCTGCCCGAGGGTCCGGAGCCACGCAAGGGCGTGCCCCAGGCCCGGCACGCCCACCTGCTCTGGTCGGGCGGGGCCCGGGCGATGGAGGAGCTGCTGCCGGGCGTCACCGACGCCTGGCTGGCCGCGGGTGCCCGGCGCATCCCGCTGCCGACCGGACTGGTCTCCCTGTCGCCGCAGGGCTGGATCCGCCGCTGGCCGGAGATGGAGTTCATGATCGCGTGCAGCCGCGATCTGCTGGAGTCGGTCGTCCGCGCCCGGCTCGTCGCCGACCCTCGCGTCACCGTGCTGGAGCGCACAGAGATCCTGGGCCTGGCGGGCGACGCCTCCCGGGTGACGGGCATCCGGCTCTCCTCCGCCGACGGCGAGGACCGGGTCCTCACGGCCGATCTGGTGGTGGACGCCGCCGGGCGCGGTTCGCGGGGCACGGCCTGGCTCGACGCGCTCGGGGTCGCGCCCGCGCCGATGGACGAGGTCGACTCCGGTCTCGTGTACGCGAGCCGGGTCTTCCGGGCGCCGGCGGGCACCGAGGAGTACCCGGTGGTCAATGTGCAGCCGGACGGGTCGCAGCCGGTGCCGGGGCGGAGCGCGACGCTCGTGCCCATCGAGGGCGGGCGGTGGCTGGTGACGCTGTCGGGCACCCGAGGCGGTCAACCGACGGCGCGGTCCGAGGAGTTCGAGCCGTTCGCCCGGGACGACGTCCGGCACCCCGTCGTGGGCGAGCTGATCTCCCGCGCCGAGCCCTTGACGGACGTCGTGGTCACCCGCAGCACGATCAACCGGCGCCGCTTCTTCGAGAAGGTGTCCGGCTGGCCCGACGGTTTCGTCGCGATCGGCGACTCGGTCGCCACGTACAACCCGATCTACGGCCACGGCATGTCCGTCGCCGCGCAGAGCGCTCTCGTACTGCGGGAACGGGTCGCCGCGCTCGGTCTCACGGCGCCGGGGCTGGCGCGCCGGGTGCAGAGGGCGGTGGCGAAGCCGGTGAGCCTGGCCTGGGAGCTGGCCACCGGCACGGACATCCGGTACCCGGAGGCCATCGGCAAACGGCCGAACGCGGCGCAGAGGCTCTTCGGGCGTTACGTGGAGCGGCTGATGCGGACAGCGCTCGGCCGGCCCCTGGTGTTCCGGGCGTACCTCGGCGTGGTCACCCTCACCGCGCCGATCGGCGCCCTGGTCCGGCCGGAGGTCGTCCTCGCGGTGCTGCGCGGCCCGGTCAAACCTCCTTTGGCGGAACCGCCCCTGACGGAGGATGAGCGAAGAACGGTGCTTGGAGCGGGCTCCTAG
- a CDS encoding polyprenyl synthetase family protein, with the protein MTTLSYVELHRQVAPEIDAEIATALESLGPSSGAVRRSISGLLGHQRMKYPLSVLPLLVHACETGAPGPAVPLAAVHVLWWTSACYLDDLADGHGAHTPAGLGTDEALLASVLSGQALPIRIVQAQPVPDAVRGALTREIVDCWIDAVEGQLRDLHGDLTNASCDAVVAACRGKSGAPFGMITAMAAILSGAGSERTALWREFGEVFGILWQLFNDQEDLLSGRDEDLLNGTVTYLLACALEEAPPGSRERVAELGRAARGSAAARARLRALLLGPAVLRRFEKDLAAFRDDAHRVLDELSGDESHVPALRQLVDQAAGMYLTMGLP; encoded by the coding sequence ATGACCACCCTGTCCTATGTTGAGCTGCACAGACAGGTCGCGCCGGAGATCGACGCGGAGATCGCCACCGCCCTGGAGAGCCTCGGGCCGTCGTCCGGGGCGGTCCGGCGATCCATATCCGGGCTGCTGGGCCACCAGCGGATGAAATACCCCCTGTCCGTGCTCCCCCTGCTCGTGCACGCCTGCGAGACCGGGGCCCCGGGACCGGCCGTTCCCCTGGCGGCCGTGCACGTCCTGTGGTGGACCTCCGCCTGCTACCTCGACGACCTGGCCGACGGGCACGGCGCGCACACCCCCGCCGGACTCGGCACGGACGAGGCGCTGCTGGCGTCCGTCCTCAGCGGACAGGCCCTGCCCATCAGGATCGTCCAGGCCCAGCCGGTGCCGGACGCGGTGCGGGGCGCCCTCACCCGGGAGATCGTCGACTGCTGGATCGACGCCGTGGAGGGCCAACTGCGCGATCTGCACGGCGACCTGACGAACGCCTCGTGCGACGCGGTCGTGGCCGCCTGTCGCGGGAAGTCCGGCGCACCCTTCGGGATGATCACGGCGATGGCCGCGATCCTCTCCGGCGCCGGGAGCGAACGCACCGCACTGTGGCGGGAGTTCGGTGAGGTCTTCGGAATCCTCTGGCAGCTCTTCAACGACCAGGAGGACCTGCTCTCCGGCCGCGACGAGGACCTGCTGAACGGCACGGTCACCTATCTCCTCGCCTGCGCCCTGGAGGAGGCGCCCCCGGGCTCCCGGGAGCGGGTCGCGGAACTCGGGCGCGCCGCGCGCGGCTCCGCAGCGGCCCGCGCGCGGTTGCGCGCACTGCTGCTCGGCCCCGCCGTGCTCCGGCGGTTCGAGAAGGACCTCGCCGCGTTCCGCGACGACGCGCACCGGGTCCTCGACGAACTGAGCGGCGACGAGAGCCATGTGCCGGCCCTGCGGCAACTGGTGGACCAGGCCGCCGGGATGTACCTGACCATGGGTCTGCCCTAG
- a CDS encoding 4'-phosphopantetheinyl transferase superfamily protein, which yields MIEELLPGAVVVVEAHAHEEAAAVEGVELYPEEEAVVARAVPKRRREFTLVRACARRAMEKLGVAPRAIVPGERGAPRWPDGLTGSMTHCEGYAAAALVRAVDLASLGIDAEPHDALPEGVLTAIALPTEETRLRRLTADDPSVHWDRLLFSAKESVYKAWFPLTRRWLDFSEADIEVTVGPDGRSGRFRAELLVPGPVVAGRRLDVLDGRWSVRRGLVATAVSVPFPSEAEDAG from the coding sequence GTGATCGAGGAACTGCTCCCGGGAGCGGTCGTGGTCGTGGAGGCGCACGCCCATGAGGAGGCCGCCGCCGTCGAGGGGGTCGAGCTGTACCCCGAGGAGGAGGCGGTCGTCGCCCGGGCGGTACCGAAGCGGCGCCGCGAGTTCACCCTCGTCCGGGCCTGCGCCCGGCGGGCCATGGAGAAGCTCGGGGTCGCCCCGCGGGCGATCGTGCCCGGCGAGCGTGGCGCCCCCCGCTGGCCGGACGGCCTGACCGGCAGCATGACCCACTGCGAGGGATACGCCGCCGCCGCCCTGGTCCGCGCCGTCGACCTCGCCTCCCTCGGCATCGACGCCGAACCCCACGACGCCCTGCCCGAGGGCGTCCTGACGGCGATCGCCCTGCCCACGGAGGAGACCCGGCTGCGCCGGCTGACCGCCGACGACCCCTCGGTCCACTGGGACCGGCTGCTCTTCAGCGCCAAGGAGTCCGTCTACAAGGCGTGGTTCCCGCTCACCCGGCGATGGCTGGACTTCTCGGAGGCCGACATCGAGGTGACCGTGGGCCCCGACGGCCGCTCCGGCCGCTTCCGCGCCGAACTCCTCGTACCGGGACCGGTGGTGGCCGGCCGGCGACTCGACGTCCTCGACGGTCGCTGGAGCGTCCGACGGGGGCTGGTGGCGACCGCGGTCTCGGTTCCCTTTCCCTCCGAGGCCGAGGACGCCGGATGA
- a CDS encoding metallophosphoesterase — protein sequence MESRVGRHGNLLAVSDLHIGYPENRALVERMRPESDDDWLLVAGDVSETVADIRWALTTLADRFAKVVWVPGNHELWTHPSETVRYRGVERYDHLVALCRELGVVTPEDPYPLWEGPGGPVVIAPLFLLYDYSFLPDGCATKAEGLEYAHGTGVVCADEHVLHPDPYPTRDDWCRARVAETERRLAELPPDLPKVLVNHYPLDRHPTDVLWYPEFAMWCGTELTADWHRRFNVEVMVYGHLHIPRTTWLDGVRFEEVSVGYPREWRPRPEPPGRLRRILPLEVGAGDRGTAPGSGRGRGGARP from the coding sequence GTGGAGTCGAGGGTCGGCCGTCACGGAAATCTGCTGGCCGTCAGTGATCTGCACATCGGCTATCCCGAGAACCGCGCCCTGGTCGAGCGGATGCGCCCCGAGAGCGACGACGACTGGCTGCTCGTCGCCGGTGACGTCTCCGAGACCGTCGCCGACATCCGCTGGGCGCTGACGACCCTCGCCGACCGCTTCGCCAAGGTCGTCTGGGTGCCGGGCAACCATGAACTGTGGACCCACCCCAGCGAGACCGTCCGGTACCGGGGCGTCGAACGGTACGACCATCTCGTGGCCCTCTGCCGGGAGCTGGGCGTCGTCACCCCCGAGGACCCGTACCCCCTGTGGGAGGGGCCGGGCGGCCCGGTGGTGATCGCGCCGCTGTTCCTCCTGTACGACTACTCGTTCCTGCCCGACGGCTGCGCCACCAAGGCGGAGGGCCTGGAGTACGCGCACGGCACCGGAGTGGTCTGTGCCGACGAGCACGTGCTGCACCCCGACCCGTACCCGACCCGGGACGACTGGTGCCGCGCCCGCGTCGCCGAGACCGAACGCAGGCTCGCCGAACTCCCGCCCGACCTGCCGAAGGTGCTGGTCAACCACTACCCCCTGGACCGGCACCCGACGGACGTCCTGTGGTACCCCGAGTTCGCCATGTGGTGCGGCACCGAGCTGACCGCCGACTGGCACCGGCGGTTCAACGTCGAGGTCATGGTCTACGGCCATCTGCACATCCCGCGGACCACCTGGCTGGACGGGGTCCGCTTCGAAGAGGTGTCCGTGGGATACCCCCGCGAGTGGCGACCGCGTCCGGAACCCCCGGGCAGGCTGCGCCGCATTCTGCCGTTGGAGGTCGGAGCCGGTGATCGAGGAACTGCTCCCGGGAGCGGTCGTGGTCGTGGAGGCGCACGCCCATGA
- a CDS encoding ATP-grasp domain-containing protein: MVSRVRVWLNRTYAENVFFMDQLRHNPHARPVDIHATHGDADSPVLAAADTADLEPEGLSPAAYVEYALDQCAKRGIDVFVPRLHQAALAAHREEFAAVGTALLAPTAEAIEVFEDKVTAYEAVREHGIPVPPWYRVTNADELVAAVEELEADGHRACFKPTSGAGGVGFRVVTRAPFSLDHLSGFPSPYVQLDMVVEAVRAAEEPVDWMVMPRLEQPEVSVDCLTGPDGRVRMAVGRTKNGRRRGFTLHPAWIEPARRLAERFGLHHLTNIQFRMYGDEPVLMDVNTRPAGGLHQLALCGINAPWAAVRLALGEETGDVLPTRLGQDYTVVSGPRPVRPVSLPHQVAEVGVADVAVAEVAVAEVAVAVDARPVAVAPPVACKPTVADRPLAV, encoded by the coding sequence ATGGTCTCTCGCGTACGCGTCTGGCTCAACCGCACGTACGCGGAGAATGTCTTCTTCATGGATCAGCTGCGGCATAATCCGCACGCTCGTCCGGTGGACATCCATGCCACGCACGGCGACGCCGACTCCCCCGTACTGGCCGCCGCCGACACCGCCGACCTGGAGCCCGAGGGCCTCTCCCCCGCCGCGTACGTGGAGTACGCGCTGGACCAGTGCGCCAAGCGCGGCATCGATGTCTTCGTGCCCCGGCTGCACCAGGCGGCCCTCGCCGCGCACCGCGAGGAGTTCGCCGCCGTCGGTACGGCCCTGCTGGCGCCGACCGCCGAAGCCATCGAGGTGTTCGAGGACAAGGTGACCGCGTACGAGGCGGTCCGTGAGCACGGGATTCCGGTGCCGCCGTGGTACCGGGTGACGAACGCCGACGAACTCGTCGCTGCCGTCGAGGAGTTGGAGGCCGACGGACACAGGGCGTGCTTCAAGCCGACGTCCGGGGCGGGCGGTGTGGGCTTCCGTGTCGTCACACGCGCCCCCTTCTCGCTCGATCACCTCAGCGGTTTCCCCAGCCCGTACGTCCAGCTCGACATGGTCGTGGAGGCGGTGCGGGCGGCCGAGGAGCCCGTCGACTGGATGGTGATGCCGCGGCTGGAGCAGCCGGAGGTGTCCGTCGACTGCCTCACCGGCCCCGACGGCCGGGTCCGGATGGCCGTGGGCCGCACCAAGAACGGCCGGCGGCGCGGCTTCACGCTCCACCCGGCGTGGATCGAGCCGGCGCGGCGGCTCGCGGAGCGGTTCGGGCTGCACCACCTGACGAACATCCAGTTCCGGATGTACGGCGACGAGCCGGTCCTGATGGACGTGAACACGCGCCCGGCGGGCGGGCTGCACCAGCTCGCGCTGTGCGGGATCAACGCGCCGTGGGCGGCCGTGCGGTTGGCGCTCGGCGAGGAGACGGGGGATGTGCTGCCGACTCGGCTGGGGCAGGACTACACGGTGGTGTCGGGGCCGCGGCCGGTGCGTCCGGTGTCGTTGCCGCATCAGGTGGCTGAGGTGGGGGTTGCGGACGTGGCTGTGGCCGAGGTGGCCGTGGCCGAGGTGGCGGTTGCGGTGGATGCGCGGCCTGTGGCTGTGGCGCCGCCGGTCGCGTGCAAGCCGACGGTCGCCGACCGGCCGCTCGCCGTCTGA
- a CDS encoding IS630 family transposase: MARMGRPTVEVVLTDEERETLLRWSRRAASSQALALRCRIVLACAEGGSNTAVGAELGVHPVTVAKWRRRFAADRLQGLSDEPRPGPPRTVSDEKVEEVVVRTLETTPKNATHWSTRGMAAASGLSQSTISRIWRTFGLKPHLVDTFKLSKDPQFIEKVRDVVGLYLDPPERAIVLCVDEKSQIQALDRSAPVLPMMPGMPERRTHDYLRGGVTTLFAALNAATGEVISSLHRRHRAVEFKKFLAKLDKEVPDHLDVHLICDNYATHKTPAIQKWLLAHPRFHMHFTPTSASWLNQVERWFALLTDKQIRRGVHRNVQALEKDIRTWIADWNDNPKPFVWTKTADEIFERLTGYLNRIKDSGH, translated from the coding sequence ATGGCGCGTATGGGTCGGCCGACGGTCGAAGTGGTCCTGACGGATGAGGAGCGAGAGACGCTGCTGCGCTGGTCGCGGCGAGCAGCGTCCTCGCAGGCTCTGGCGTTGCGGTGCCGGATCGTGCTTGCGTGTGCTGAGGGCGGTTCGAACACCGCGGTGGGAGCGGAGCTTGGGGTCCACCCGGTCACGGTGGCCAAGTGGCGCAGGCGGTTCGCGGCCGACCGGCTCCAGGGCCTGTCCGACGAGCCGCGGCCCGGCCCGCCCCGCACGGTGAGCGACGAAAAGGTCGAGGAGGTGGTCGTGCGGACCCTGGAGACCACCCCGAAGAACGCCACGCACTGGTCGACGCGGGGAATGGCCGCGGCCAGCGGCCTGAGCCAGTCCACCATCTCGCGGATCTGGCGGACCTTCGGCCTCAAACCGCATCTGGTGGACACCTTCAAGCTGTCCAAGGACCCGCAGTTCATCGAGAAGGTCCGCGACGTCGTCGGCCTGTACCTGGACCCGCCCGAGCGGGCCATCGTCCTCTGTGTGGACGAGAAGTCGCAGATCCAGGCACTGGACCGGTCGGCACCGGTGCTGCCGATGATGCCGGGCATGCCCGAGCGCCGCACCCACGACTACCTGCGCGGCGGCGTGACGACCCTGTTCGCCGCCCTGAACGCGGCCACCGGCGAGGTCATCAGCTCGCTCCACCGCCGGCACCGCGCGGTGGAGTTCAAGAAGTTCCTGGCCAAGCTGGACAAGGAGGTCCCCGACCATCTCGACGTCCACCTGATCTGCGACAACTACGCCACCCACAAGACGCCCGCGATCCAGAAGTGGCTGCTGGCCCATCCGCGGTTCCACATGCACTTCACCCCGACCAGCGCCTCCTGGCTCAACCAAGTGGAGCGCTGGTTCGCCCTGCTGACGGACAAGCAGATACGGCGTGGCGTCCACAGGAACGTCCAAGCCCTGGAGAAGGACATCCGGACCTGGATCGCCGACTGGAACGACAACCCCAAGCCCTTCGTCTGGACGAAGACCGCTGACGAGATCTTCGAACGCCTCACCGGATATCTGAACCGAATCAAAGACTCAGGACACTAG
- a CDS encoding glycoside hydrolase family 38 C-terminal domain-containing protein encodes MHDERRRIEERVERVHTQRIKPALYAASVPFEVEAWQAPGEPVPFEEAAAASYAPFAMDTPWGPPWGTTWFRMRGQVPAEWAGRRVEAVIDLGFVGDWPGNQAEALVHLVDGTPLKAVNPLNQYVPIGNPVRGGESIDYLVEAASNPDILADNFSRITPLGDILTAGDKPLYTFRRADIAVLDEEVFHLDLDLQVLRELMVHLGEHEPRRHEILHALDRAMDAVDLDDVSGSATAVREILAPVLAKPAHASAHTISGVGHAHIDSAWLWPIRETKRKTSRTFSNVTALADEYEDFIFACSQAVQYEWVRDNYPQVWERIKKAVDKGQWVPVGGMWVESDGNLPGGEAIARQLVHGKRFFIEHFGIETRGVWLPDSFGYNASYPQLAKLAGNEWFLTQKISWNQTNRFPHHTFWWEGIDGTRIFTHFPPVDTYNARFSGEEMDRAVRNYQEKGAGTRSLAPFGWGDGGGGPTREIMERARRLADLEGSPKVVVEHPDEFFAKARAEYEDAPVWNGELYLELHRATYTSQARTKQGNRRSEHKLREAELWATTAALHAPQYSYPHEKLDRLWKTVLLHQFHDILPGSSIAWVHREAEAEYARVAEELEELTAEAVAALGGGDARVFNTSPRDRAEVVRTAEGTPVYVTVPANGSAPLTAAEPPHPVTVSGRVLDNGLVRVEIAEDGTLASVRDLVTDREVLGDKGNLLRLHTDLPNYWDAWDVDKHYKNRYTDLLDPESITVVEENPLLGAIRVERTFGKGSRLTQTITLRAGSPRIDFETDIDWHEAEKFLKAGFPIDVRAAHSSAEIQFGHIQRPTHTNTSWEAARFEVSGHRWVHVGEPGYGVAVINDSTYGHDVSRTVREDGGTTTTVRLSLVRAPRIPDPEADQGKHRFTYSLLPGAGIEDAVAEGYALNLPLRVADAAGAPEPVVSVDGEGVTVEAVKLADDASGDVVVRIYESSGGRARGVLRTGFPLAGAQITDLLERPLSEAPTDGDGVPVTLRPFEVQTLRLTVGKG; translated from the coding sequence ATGCATGACGAACGCCGCCGGATCGAGGAACGCGTAGAGCGCGTCCACACCCAACGCATCAAGCCCGCCCTCTACGCGGCCTCCGTCCCCTTCGAGGTCGAGGCCTGGCAGGCGCCGGGCGAGCCCGTGCCCTTCGAGGAGGCCGCCGCCGCCTCGTACGCCCCGTTCGCGATGGACACCCCCTGGGGCCCGCCGTGGGGCACCACCTGGTTCCGGATGCGCGGACAGGTCCCCGCCGAGTGGGCGGGCCGCCGCGTCGAGGCCGTCATCGACCTCGGCTTCGTCGGCGACTGGCCCGGCAACCAGGCCGAGGCCCTGGTCCACCTCGTCGACGGCACCCCGCTGAAGGCGGTCAACCCGCTCAACCAGTACGTGCCGATCGGCAACCCCGTACGCGGCGGCGAGAGCATCGACTACCTGGTCGAGGCGGCCTCCAACCCCGACATCCTCGCCGACAACTTCTCCAGGATCACCCCGCTCGGCGACATCCTCACCGCCGGCGACAAGCCGCTCTACACCTTCCGGCGCGCCGACATCGCCGTCCTCGACGAGGAGGTCTTCCACCTCGACCTGGACCTGCAGGTGCTGCGCGAGCTGATGGTCCACCTCGGCGAGCACGAGCCCCGCCGCCACGAGATCCTGCACGCCCTGGACCGGGCCATGGACGCCGTCGACCTCGACGACGTCTCCGGCAGCGCCACGGCCGTCCGCGAGATCCTCGCCCCGGTCCTCGCCAAGCCCGCCCATGCCAGCGCCCACACCATCTCCGGCGTCGGCCACGCCCACATCGACTCGGCCTGGCTGTGGCCGATCCGCGAGACCAAGCGCAAGACCTCCCGCACCTTCTCCAACGTCACCGCGCTGGCCGACGAGTACGAGGACTTCATCTTCGCCTGCTCACAGGCCGTGCAGTACGAGTGGGTGCGCGACAACTACCCGCAGGTGTGGGAGCGGATCAAGAAGGCCGTCGACAAGGGCCAGTGGGTACCGGTCGGCGGCATGTGGGTCGAGTCCGACGGCAACCTGCCCGGCGGCGAGGCCATCGCCCGCCAACTGGTCCACGGCAAGCGGTTCTTCATCGAGCACTTCGGCATCGAGACCAGGGGCGTCTGGCTCCCGGACTCCTTCGGCTACAACGCCTCCTACCCGCAGCTCGCCAAACTCGCCGGCAACGAGTGGTTCCTCACCCAGAAGATCTCCTGGAACCAGACCAACCGCTTCCCCCACCACACGTTCTGGTGGGAGGGCATCGACGGCACCCGCATCTTCACCCACTTCCCGCCGGTCGACACCTACAACGCCCGCTTCAGCGGCGAGGAGATGGACCGCGCGGTCCGCAACTACCAGGAGAAGGGTGCCGGTACGCGCTCGCTGGCCCCGTTCGGCTGGGGCGACGGCGGTGGCGGCCCCACCCGCGAGATCATGGAACGCGCCCGCCGACTGGCCGACCTCGAAGGATCCCCGAAGGTCGTCGTCGAACACCCCGACGAGTTCTTCGCCAAGGCCCGCGCCGAGTACGAGGACGCCCCCGTCTGGAACGGCGAGCTCTACCTGGAGCTGCACCGCGCCACCTACACCTCCCAGGCCCGCACCAAGCAGGGCAACCGCCGCAGCGAGCACAAGCTGCGCGAGGCGGAGCTGTGGGCGACGACGGCCGCGCTCCACGCGCCGCAGTACAGCTACCCCCACGAGAAGCTCGACCGTCTCTGGAAGACGGTCCTGCTCCACCAGTTCCACGACATCCTGCCGGGCTCGTCCATCGCCTGGGTGCACCGCGAGGCGGAGGCGGAGTACGCGCGGGTCGCCGAGGAACTGGAGGAGCTGACGGCCGAGGCCGTCGCGGCACTCGGCGGCGGCGACGCGCGTGTCTTCAACACCAGCCCGCGCGACCGAGCCGAGGTCGTCCGCACGGCCGAGGGCACCCCGGTGTACGTCACGGTGCCCGCGAACGGCAGCGCGCCCCTCACCGCCGCCGAGCCCCCGCACCCCGTCACCGTCTCCGGCCGCGTCCTCGACAACGGCCTGGTCCGGGTGGAGATCGCCGAGGACGGCACCCTCGCCTCCGTCCGCGACCTGGTCACCGACCGCGAGGTCCTCGGCGACAAGGGCAACCTGCTCCGCCTGCACACCGACCTCCCCAACTACTGGGACGCCTGGGACGTCGACAAGCACTACAAGAACCGCTACACGGACCTGCTGGACCCCGAGTCGATCACCGTGGTCGAGGAGAACCCCCTCCTCGGCGCGATCCGCGTGGAACGGACCTTCGGCAAGGGTTCCCGTCTCACCCAGACGATCACCCTGCGCGCAGGCAGCCCCCGGATCGACTTCGAGACGGACATCGACTGGCACGAGGCCGAGAAGTTCCTCAAGGCAGGCTTCCCGATCGACGTCCGTGCCGCCCACTCCTCCGCCGAGATCCAGTTCGGCCACATCCAGCGCCCCACCCACACCAACACCAGCTGGGAGGCGGCCCGCTTCGAGGTCTCCGGCCACCGCTGGGTGCATGTCGGCGAACCCGGCTACGGCGTCGCGGTCATCAACGACTCGACCTACGGCCACGACGTCTCCCGCACGGTCCGCGAGGACGGCGGTACGACCACCACGGTCCGCCTCAGCCTGGTCCGCGCCCCGCGCATCCCGGACCCCGAGGCCGACCAGGGCAAGCACCGCTTCACGTACTCCCTCCTCCCCGGCGCGGGCATCGAGGACGCGGTCGCCGAGGGCTACGCCCTCAACCTGCCGCTGCGCGTCGCGGACGCGGCGGGCGCACCCGAACCGGTCGTGTCCGTGGACGGCGAGGGCGTCACCGTCGAGGCGGTGAAGCTCGCCGACGACGCCTCGGGCGACGTCGTGGTCCGGATCTACGAGTCGAGCGGCGGCCGGGCTCGGGGCGTCCTGCGCACCGGATTCCCGCTCGCCGGGGCCCAGATCACCGACCTGCTGGAACGCCCCCTGTCCGAGGCGCCCACGGACGGCGACGGCGTCCCGGTGACCCTGCGCCCGTTCGAGGTGCAGACACTACGGCTGACGGTGGGCAAGGGCTGA